In the genome of Chrysemys picta bellii isolate R12L10 chromosome 17, ASM1138683v2, whole genome shotgun sequence, one region contains:
- the LOC122173205 gene encoding osteoclast-associated immunoglobulin-like receptor, with product MASALTVLLLGCWLAGWSRVSGQPSYPKPSISLRPSGGVSLRAAGTIQCRGQRLGMRFMLNKEGRHFQTVDSDGFEAVFTISNVSWEDGGNYSCSYHSRSEPFAVSYPSDPVELVVRDRSLSRPSISLSPTGVTAPGADVTIRCQGQRRDVTFFLHKAGDLNPQRHMDPAGDGAEFRIPTVGRQHGGSYSCSYRLQSQPFVSSQPSDTVQLVVADERPSSTFSLPAGPSEGGTDPTQPGAASNPTRPGSAGPGGSESLEPMGPTSPIIAGVSAAAAVLLLLLVAFVCFRITQARKGAAPRPSSPSPLRVLKTPAQQDPIYSSIDEGKETQTLPQKPDPGADGLTYAELDGRALHTKRGGLAPAPEAAQSSVYAAINVSRGAPQ from the exons aTGGCGTCTGCtctcactgtcctcctcctcG gctgctggctggccgggTGGAGCAGGGTGTCAGGAC agcccagctaccccaaaccTAGCATCTCTCTGAGACCCAGCGGGGGGGTCTCCCTGAGGGCAGCTGGGACCATCCAGTGTCGGGGGCAGCGCCTGGGCATGCGATTCATGCTGAATAAAGAGGGACGCCATTTCCAAACTGTGGATTCGGACGGGTTCGAGGCTGTGTTTACCATCAGCAACGTGAGCTGGGAGGACGGCGGGAATTACAGCTGCTCCTATCACAGCAGATCGGAGCCGTTCGCCGTGTCATAccccagcgaccccgtggagctggtggtgagag ATCGCAGCTTATccagaccctccatctctctgagccccactggGGTCACCGCCCCAGGGGCAGACGTCACCATCCGGTGTCAGGGGCAGCGCCGGGACGTGACGTTCTTCCTGCACAAGGCCGGAGACCTGAACCCGCAGCGacacatggaccctgctggggacgGGGCCGAGTTCCGCATCCCCACCGTGGGCCGGCAGCACggagggagctacagctgcagctaccggcTCCAATCACAGCCCTTCGTCTCGTCACAGCCCAGCGACACCgtgcagctggtggtagcagATGAGAGGCCCAGCTCCACGTTCTCGCTCCCAGCCGGACCCTCAGAAG GGGGAACCGACCCGACCCAGCCTGGAGCAGCGTCGAATCCCACCCGCCCGGGCAGTGCGGGGCCAG GCGGATCGGAATCGCTGGAACCTATGGGTCCGACCAGCCCCATCATCGCCGGGGTGAGCGCGGCAGCCGCcgtcctcctcctgctcctcgtGGCCTTCGTCTGCTTCCGAATAACCCAAGCCA GAAAAGGAGCCGCACCGAGACCGAGCAG CCCCAGCCCCTTGAGGGTATTGAAGACCCCGGCACAGCAAGACCCCATCT ACTCCTCCATCGATGAAGGGAAAGAGACGCAGACCCTG ccccagaaGCCCGACCCCGGTGCCGATGGACTCACCTATGCCGAGCTGGACGGCCGGGCGCTGCACACTAAGCGGGggggcctggcccctgcccctgagGCCGCCCAGTCCAGCGTTTATGCCGCAATCAATGTGAGCCGGGGGGCCCCGCAATGA